The window CGAAACAGGAACAGGCCATAGCCGGGCATGCGGCTGTTATCGTCCCCCATGTTGCGCCGGCGCAGCGCGTGATTGACGGAAAGATAAGTGCCGAACTGTCGCTCGAATTCGGTAGGCTCGACGCCGACCTTGAGTTCCCCCACTCCGCTGGTTGCGGCAGACTTCGTCAACAAGCTGTAGAGATCCACTTCCTTGATATCAATCGGCGTTGCGGTCACCGTGCCCGGGGTTGTTCCCTGCCCTTCTACAGTGGCTCCAGCAACGGCCACATTCGGTACCGGTATCACCGTCGTCGACGGCTTGTCGTTGTTGATCGTATTACGATTGCCGCTCGCTATTCCCAAAGCCGTTGTCGCTTGAAACTCCATTTGATCGCTGCGGGCGATCATCGCCTGAAGCGTTTGCTTGAATTCATCGCGGACCCCCAGACGCTTCATCTGCGTCTCGTACTCCTGGATGAACTGCATCAGGTTGGCGTCGCCCCAGACGTCGGGCTGCTTGATCGTGATCGACCCGTCGCGGCGGATGCTGTCCTCGAGGCACGTCACCGAGCGCGCCAGGCACAGCATGGGATCGTCGGGGGGAATATCTGCCTTACGCGTGCGGAAGATCCGGTCGGCCATGCCGTCGAGCGCCGACCAGATGTAGCCCTCGGCCAAAAGCGGCGACGGCAGCGCCATTTGCATGGCGAGAAAAAACACCAGGCAACGCGCACCCCTCTGGCGTCGCAACATCGCTTGCCCCCTTCGTAACTGTGCCCCGGCCGCGTGACGCGCGCCTAGCGTTACGGCGCGCTAAGATCTGCCTTGTCCGATAACTAGCCGCAGCGAGCTCGACCGGTCGATTCCGGCGAGACCTCAACCGCGTTGCGAGTACCCCTCGCAAGATGGATCGGCGGCCCCACCGTAGTTGGAACATTCAATCTGACCTGCACGTCAAAGAGTCCCTCGACGTCAAAAGTGGCATCTCCGGCACAGTCTCATCTCCCGCAAACGTCAGGCTTTACGCAGATGCCACCGCGCTGCCACCCCGTTCGAGCCCGATTGGCGGAAGCACCCTAGAGAGGCCGATCTTGTTCCTAGCGGCCCCCGTTGGTAGCATTCCGCCCTATTTCGTCTAGATCGCGCGTGTTGACACCTCCGGGGTGCGCGGCCAGTTGATCCGGCCGTAACCGCGACAACTCTTTGGCTTCAATTCGGGCAATCGCGTGCGCAGGTCTGGGAGTCACTGCGTGACGACGGATCGTCGATGGTCGTCTCTGCGCAAGGTCGGCGCTGGTCGTGCGACCGACGATCGCTGCTGCGCGCTGATCGCGGCGACGCTGCTGCTGGCTGGCAGCCTTTGCGTCGGTTGCAAGGCGCCGGTGCGCGACGGACCCGTCTCAGAACCCCTCGCCACGTGTCGCCAGTATTCGCAGCGCGGCATGCTGGCGATCGAGCAGGGCAATTGGGCCGAGGCCGAATGGATGCTTTCGCAAGCGATCGAGACCTGTCCGGTCGATGCCGTCGCGCGCGAACACTACGCCGAAACCCTCTGGCACCGCGGCGAACGCGCAGCAGCGCTGGCGCAGATCGAACAGGCGATCAAGCTCCGCGGCGACGATCCGGCACTCGAGGTCCGCGCGGCTCAAATGCTGCTCGACCTGGGGCAGCCCGAGCGTGCCGAAGCCCACGTCCGCTGGGCGCTGGTGCTCGACTCCCACTCGGCGAGTGCCTGGCTCGTCCTGGGTCAATTGCGCGCGCGCGCCGGACAGACCGACGACGCCCTGACGTACTATCACCGTGCGCTGGTCATGGACCCCGACGATCGCGCCACCCTGCGCGCCTTGGCCGAGCTGCAGGACAAGCTGAATCTGCCGCACAAATCGCTGATCAACTGGCAGATGCTCGCCCAAACGTACGAGGCCGGCCAGCAACCGGCCGACGTGCAAATGGCCCTGGGGGGCGCCTATCATGCCAACGGCCGGTACGACGAGGCGGCCGAATCGTTCCTCGCGGCGCGCGAACGAGGCGCACCCCCGCTCGAAGTGTGCCGTCGGCTCGCCACGATCTGGCAGGCCGCAGGAAGAACCGACCTGGCCAGCCGGGCGAACGCCGAGGCCACCGCGCTCGAGCAGCAGGCCATTGCCGCGCGGGCGCTAGCCGCACGACCGGCGACTCCGTCTCAAGCCCCGGCCCCCTCTCCCGCGCCCACCACGCTACGTTGACGAACGCCAGGGGCAAGCTAGACTCGCCGGCCCGCGACCGTAGCGATTGCCGAGGATATTCGCGGCCGTTCGCCCGCGCCACCGCTACCACCGGCGCGACGCCTAGTACCTGTTTGACAAGCGCCCGCTGCGATCTATGTTTGCATGTCGCCGAGCGGTCTGGCGACACGTTCATCTTCTGGCATCGAACAGGCGGTTTGGAGCTGAACTCATGTCGCAAACTATGGATCCGATGATCTTCGCCGCGGAAGTTCCGGTAGCCCCGCGTCCGTTTATCGACCGCCGTCACGGGGAGACGCCGGTGCAGCCCATCGGGCGCGAGCGGCGACAGTTTGCGAACAGCCACGACGATCTCTCGCCCGACGCGCGCGAGCTGGCCGCCGCCGTCGATCAGTACAAGCTGCTGCACCGCCGCCGCTTCATCACGTACGAAGAACTGCTCAGCGTGTTCCGCTCGCTGGGTTATCAGCGCTAAGCTGCGATCGATTCTCGTACGTCGCCAACTTTCCCGGCAATAGCTCGTGCGCCCGACGTGCGCGCCTACTCCTCGCCCAAGGTGGTGCGACCGGTGGCGACGTCGAACTCGTAAAGCGCCGGTACGAGCATGGCCACCGTCGCAAAGCCATACATGCAGGCGACGACGAGAAACACCGTCAGCGTGTGGTCGAGCATGAAGCTCGTGATGGCGTAGAACGTGGCAAAGGGACAGAGCAGCGACGCCAGACCGATCGCGGGCGAAGGGTTGCGCGCCCCCAGCGCCATGTAGAGCCCCACGCCCCCCCCCAGCATGAACGCCAGGAACGGTTGCAACTGAACCGAGAACGAGCCGCTGAAGGCGACCATCAAGCGCATGCAGGTGGCAATGCCTACCACCAGGAAGAAAACCGTGCCGATGCTCGTGGCAATCGCCACGCGCGAGTTGGCATAGGTCATGCCGCAGTGGAACCCGAGCGTGATGGCGAAGAGCTCGACGACCAACAAGCCACCGACGAGATAGATCACGTTCTCGAGCGGCAGCCCCCGCGGCGAGAGCCACAGGCCGATGCCCAGTACCAGGGGCAAGAGGATCATCTCCTTGGTATTGTAAGCCACGCCCGCCAGCTTGCCGAAGACGAACTCCTTGGGCGTCAGGTCGGTCACGAGCAGCAGATCGAGCATGCGCCCGTCACGTTCGGTGGTGAGCGAAGTGACCGCCTGCGCGTTGATCAGCACGAGGCTGAGAAAGCCCAGCGGCACGAGCACGGCGGCGACGTTCCAGCGAGTCAGCCCCGCCTCGGTCTGGGCGAGATACCAGCATCCAGCCGCACTGAGGGTAAAGAGCAGCAGATACGCCACGCGCACGACGAGCATCCGCCGGCCGTACGCCCGGGTACGAATCTCGCGCCACAGGATGGGGTTGTCCCACACCTCGCGCGAGGGGAGCGGTTGCTTCGCGGGCGCCGCTACGGGGGCGGCCGACTGCTCGACCGGCACTAGTCCCCAGATGCTGTCGCGATCCTCGGCCTCGCGCGGCACGGCCTGGATTTCTCGCGAGGGATTCCAGACACGCACGCGCCAGATGGCCACCAGGTTGAGCACGGCCGTGGCGATCAGCGCCAGGGCGATGTACCACGTGACCGGTCCGCTCCACCAGGCCGCGAGATCGGCCGCCGACGTGGCGGGCCGCGTCGTTTCGAGGATCGCCTGCCAGGGGCTGAAGGCCGTCGCCCAAGTCGCCGTGGGCACTTCCAGCCAATTCGATCCCAGCAATCCCAGGGCCACGACTTCCCAGGCGACGAGCCAAAAGACGATAGCGAGTGCCGTCATGGCCAGCGTTTGAAACGTCTTCTCGCGCCATAGAGCCAGCGTCGAGCCCAAGCTTCCGGCGGCGAACGTCGTTACCAGCGTCACCGCGAACGATTGCAGCACCTGCTGCCAGGCGATGCCGCCAAACAGGCACGCCAACATGAAGCAAGGGAGCGCCGCCGCGACCAGAATCAGGATGTTGAGCAGACTGGCCAGCAATCGCCCCAGCACCAACTCCGCGTTGGTCAGACGCGTGATGAGCAGCAACACGAGCGTGCCGCGATCCTTCTCTTGGGCCACGGCGCCGGCCGCCAGCAGCGCCGAGCAGAAGAGCGCCAGGCCAAGCTGCAGCGGTCCCAACACCTGGAACAGCATCAGCCCAAAGCGGGCGAATTCGCCCGTGTCTTCCACGACCTGGATACCGGCCAGCAAGAGCCAGGCCGTACACATCAAGACCAGCAGCACGCCGGGATAGGCAGCGCGGGCAACGTACGTGCGCGTGCGTCTGGGTGAGGTCAGTACCTCGCGCGTAAATACCGGCCCGACGAGCAAGACGCGACCCCCGCCACACGTGTTCGACGAAAGGACCGGGCCCGGCGAAACGCTCGCCGAGCCCGATCCGATGCCGTTCCATCCTACCCGAACGGAAGCGCCTTGGGCACTCCGCCGGCAGGCTGTGTTATGTGCTGGGGGCAGTGGCCATTACGGTCCGTGCTGCACCGGCTGATACTTGGCGTCACCAAAACCGAGCAAAGGGTAGAAGATGAAGGGAAACAGAATCAATCCCACCCCGTAGAGCGTGTCTTTGCCAAAATTCTTGGCCACATCGATCGACACCACGATGTGCGCGATGATGTTCACGCAGGGAATCAACATCAGGATGAACCACAGGATCGGCCTGCCGGCGATCTCGGTCAACACATACATGTTGTAGAAGGGAATGATGCTAGCCCAACCTGGCTTGCCAGCCTTTTGGAAGGTCTTCCAGAGGCCAATGATGACCACGATCAGGATGGCGATCTCGAGGACGAAGCAACACATCCCCATGATGCCACCACCGGCGGCCGCGGCCGGTTCGGTCGGAAATTCAGTCATGTCAAAACCTGTCTCGAACTGTTCTGATTGCATAGCGCTGTCCTTGCGTAGGGCGAAGAAACTCGCGGCGTGCAGGCGCTGCGTAGTGTAGCCTTGCTTACGATTCCGCGACAAGCAAACCGGTTGCAACGCCTGCAACGTGCAGAGCCGAGCGCGATCAAAACGGTCCTCCCCAGACTTCGCTCTTTGCGGAAAAAACCCACACCGCTACCCTGACCCCTGACCCCTGACCCCTGACCCCTGACCCCTGACCCCTGACCCCTGACCCCTGACCCCTGACCACTGACCACTGACCACTGATAATGGTTGGCGAAAACCTCGATCTATCGAGCGGCGCGAGCAATGAGGCCGACTCGGGGGCCGGCAGCAGCCCCGGAGTTCGCCGGCGTTTCGTGGGCATCCATTTCGCCTGCTGCGATATCTACTCGCGGATCTACATCAACCGCGCCGGCACGGCCTACCTGGGACATTGCCCCCGCTGCTCGCGGCGCGTGGAATTGAAGATCGGCCCCGGCGGCACCGATTCGCGCTTCTTCACGGTCTGGTAAGGGCGTGCCGGCGCTGGCGGTGCTAGCACCAACGGTCTCTTGAGTGGCGCGGCCGTTTTGAGTAATCTCCGCCCCGCTCGTCATCCTCTGGCGTCCTGCGGTCCCCCTCGCTGACGCTTCGGGTTGTGATGGAGGGAATCCCAACCCGAAGCGTCAGCGAGGGGGCACGGGGAATGGCGTTGCCGTGTACGAAAAGCATTTTTCGCCAGCGATCGTGGCAACCTAGCGGCAAGTTCCCGGCCTCGCCATGGATTACGACGTTCAACGCTGTACGCGGCACTGCGCTCAGAGCGGTCGCGAGCTGACCGAGGGAGAGACGTTCTACTCGGTGCTCGTGGCCGAAGGTTCGCACGTGAGGCGCTACGACTATTCGGCCGAGGCCTGGCAGGGACCGGTGGGAGATCGAATCGTCGGCTGGTGGAAGTCGCAGATGCCCACGCGGCAGGCGAAGCGTGCCCGCATGGCGCCTGGCGACGTATTGCTGGAGTATTTCAAACAACTCGCGGAGCAGCCCGGGCAGGACGATCTGCGCTACGTGTTGGCGCTGTTGCTCGTGCGGCATCGCGTCTTGCGGCAAGAGGGCATCGAATCTTCGAAGCATGGCGCTGAGATGTTGCTGCTGTATTGCCCGCGCCACGAGGAAACCTATCGTCTTGCCGTAGCACCGCCCGAGGACGAGCGGATCGGACCGATCCAAGAACACCTGGCACAACTACTCGACGCGCCGGCAAGTTGAACCGGCCGCGACGCAAGAGCCACGATGGCCACGAACACAGCCCAACCGCGGAAGGAACCGCAGAGCCCGCCTCGAGCGTGGCTCCGAGGGGTGGGCTATTGGTGGTTGCCCCTGCTCCTGGTGGCGGGCAGCGGTGCGAGCTGTCCGCGCGTCGTCGATCAATACAAGGTTCCGGTCACGCGGGTCCTGCCCGAGCAGCCGACGCTCGAAACGGTGCTGACGACGATCAACGAGAACAGCGATCGCGTCGACTCGCTCTACACGACGAGCGCCTCGATCAAAGTGGCGGCCTTTCCGACGATCAAAGCCAATCTCGCTTACGAACGGGAGCAACGCTTTCGTCTGTTCGCCGAAACGGCCCTGGCCGGCACGGCCGTCGACCTGGGAAGCAACGACGACGGCTTCTGGTTCTCGGCCGCGCAGAACAATCCGCCGACGATCTACTTCTGCCGGCACGACGATTTCCCCACCAGCCCGGCCCGGCAGGCCCTCTCGGTCGAACCCACCTGGTTGATCGAGGCGTTGGGCGTGGTCCGCTTCGATCCGTCCGACCAGCACTATGGGCCTTTCGCGCGGAAAGATGGCAAGCTCGAATTGCGTACCGAGACGCTCGATTGGAAACGCATCACGATCATCGATCCCGAGCGTGGCTGGATCCTCGAACAACACGCCTACGACGCCGACGGCAAACTGATCGCCAGCGCCGTGGCACGCAACCATCAGCGAGATCCGATCTCCGAGGCCATCCTGCCCCGGACGGTCGAAGTCCATTGGCCGGCCATGGAGCTGCGTTTAACCCTGCAGCTCGAAGGGTTGCAGATCAATTCGTTGCCGAGCGAGCATCAACTGTGGGCCATGCCGCAATACGCCGGCTGGCAGACGATCGACCTGGGCCGTCGGCCACTTCCTCCGATGCACGACGACGGGCGGTCGACGCCGGCGCTACCCGTCAGCACGCCCGATCCCGTCACCTCGAGGCCGGGCATTCCCGCGCAACAGCGTTTCTTGCGCTGAGTGAGCTCGTTCTGCATATCTACGCGGCACTGCGGGTTTGCGTTTGAGGAACCAGGCAGAGAGTGTGCATCGCAGAGCGCGCGATTAGAGCTTCGAGCCGGAAGGCTCGGCCCCCGCGCTGCGCATCTTCTGGCGAGCGCGGCTCAGCGTGGGGCCGACGCTGTTCTCTGGCATACCGACCGAGGCGCTGATCTCCTGGTAGGTCTTGCCTT of the Pirellulales bacterium genome contains:
- a CDS encoding tetratricopeptide repeat protein; this encodes MTTDRRWSSLRKVGAGRATDDRCCALIAATLLLAGSLCVGCKAPVRDGPVSEPLATCRQYSQRGMLAIEQGNWAEAEWMLSQAIETCPVDAVAREHYAETLWHRGERAAALAQIEQAIKLRGDDPALEVRAAQMLLDLGQPERAEAHVRWALVLDSHSASAWLVLGQLRARAGQTDDALTYYHRALVMDPDDRATLRALAELQDKLNLPHKSLINWQMLAQTYEAGQQPADVQMALGGAYHANGRYDEAAESFLAARERGAPPLEVCRRLATIWQAAGRTDLASRANAEATALEQQAIAARALAARPATPSQAPAPSPAPTTLR
- a CDS encoding ABC transporter permease subunit, yielding MLVGPVFTREVLTSPRRTRTYVARAAYPGVLLVLMCTAWLLLAGIQVVEDTGEFARFGLMLFQVLGPLQLGLALFCSALLAAGAVAQEKDRGTLVLLLITRLTNAELVLGRLLASLLNILILVAAALPCFMLACLFGGIAWQQVLQSFAVTLVTTFAAGSLGSTLALWREKTFQTLAMTALAIVFWLVAWEVVALGLLGSNWLEVPTATWATAFSPWQAILETTRPATSAADLAAWWSGPVTWYIALALIATAVLNLVAIWRVRVWNPSREIQAVPREAEDRDSIWGLVPVEQSAAPVAAPAKQPLPSREVWDNPILWREIRTRAYGRRMLVVRVAYLLLFTLSAAGCWYLAQTEAGLTRWNVAAVLVPLGFLSLVLINAQAVTSLTTERDGRMLDLLLVTDLTPKEFVFGKLAGVAYNTKEMILLPLVLGIGLWLSPRGLPLENVIYLVGGLLVVELFAITLGFHCGMTYANSRVAIATSIGTVFFLVVGIATCMRLMVAFSGSFSVQLQPFLAFMLGGGVGLYMALGARNPSPAIGLASLLCPFATFYAITSFMLDHTLTVFLVVACMYGFATVAMLVPALYEFDVATGRTTLGEE
- a CDS encoding signal peptidase I; translation: MTEFPTEPAAAAGGGIMGMCCFVLEIAILIVVIIGLWKTFQKAGKPGWASIIPFYNMYVLTEIAGRPILWFILMLIPCVNIIAHIVVSIDVAKNFGKDTLYGVGLILFPFIFYPLLGFGDAKYQPVQHGP